The sequence below is a genomic window from Sander lucioperca isolate FBNREF2018 chromosome 10, SLUC_FBN_1.2, whole genome shotgun sequence.
CAGCTACAACAAGACAATGTCTATGATAtgcccatttaaaaaaaaaaaaactgtaactttGATAATGTTTTCTTTACCTGGACATTTCCTATTCTTGACCAGGCACTGTTTGGTTTCTGACATCCCAGGGCAGGGATTGCCAAAGGGTGATGGAGACTGGAGGAGCTGCCGTGTGCGGGTCTCCTGTCCTCGCTTAAACCCACAGGTTTTACCGGGCCGAGAGCAGGGGCTCCACTCGCTCCACTCACCCACCTCGCAGTGCACTGACAGGGGAAGAATTGAGACAGAGAAGTGAGGGTGAGAAAGCGTTTAGCCATCAAGAGCCAAAAAGGTGGCATCGGGCTATACCAACATGATGGCATCTTTTCTTTTCTGACACATcccttcacacaaacacacactcatgcacgcacgcacgcacgcacacacacacgaacacacacacacacacacacacacacacacacacacacacacacacacacacacacacacacacacacacacacacactgtaaacccagatgTAGTTGTAATTAAAGTTTTTAGTGGCtactacttattctttcatgttttgttaaaaaccatattcattacttaatcacattagttgtttgtaataatcacttaagtatgcagtgcacagatcttattaagcagagataattactagggctgtcaatcgattaaaaaatgtaatctaattaattacatactctgtgattaattaattgaaattaatcgcatacataattaacggtgcctgaaccgaaaaaaagaaaagaaaaaaaaagggtactaaacaacagttggtgacattaaagaacggtttgtttattgctaaggccatatggtcaaaatgaaatgatttaataataatgtataacaataacaataacttatttcactagtagcctaaattgctgttgaacgacaaaaacaaccaccagatggaaaaaggacatttacaataacttcaaatgcaccacgacgctgtagtttaccagtttctttgaacgcaccgtctgtgtggTTTTTCCGACggtagctgcagattgttacatcccggtgttgaatcctctacagtaaaacagtcaaactttacaccgtttcgcgttagctgtcagcattttaaccgtttttaatccagctactagctagcagtaagctaacattagctgctgttgagtatagtgttaactagcgtcacatgcaacGGTGTTTGTGTATCGTCTgattcagagcatcagagagaagcgcagacatatcagtggcaccagatttcggtagccagggttggcaggaagaagtaaatgttccaattaatgatccaggcagcacattctcatctccctccttcattttacagtcaaatggtggctagaacggctccgggtcaaacgtcaatatggaatggattaatctgcgttattttttttaacgcgttattttgacagccctaataattaCAGATAGATTAGATAATCTTACAGTAAATTTCTATATGGGAGGGGCGGTGTTGTTTGAAGTGTTCTGTGCTGAAGcgatgcaaaggctcatgggggaaaaaaaagatgaacgGTTTCTGTCCTACAGTAgttgaagtgtgttttaataatgttttgttaatgtattgggtgtgcatttatgttatctgggttttagttttgtatggttgatttagtgttcatgtttatctacatttattgttgcaccatgaccgaGATCCGGGTGGGGACTGATGGTCTCTGGGCAGTGAGGAAGTGTTCATTGGCATACGCACAGATTGGACCCTAGTAACTtaagtttgagtgtgtgtgttatcaatCTGGTTTATTGGAACGAATGTATTGAATGCAGTGTTCTTAAAGTCAGCCTGtcataaagtaaaacaaatgataTTTATGTGAACGAGTTGTTTGTTAGTGTTGGTAAGTACTCTATGTTTCTTTGCATATTTAAAGCCATAGTGTGTACTAGTTTCTAGCTGCATCCCCCTGACCACATTCTTATGGACATGGCCTAAGCTTCCAAATATCAGAGTTATTAGTTTACAGTTGTATCCAAGTTGGTGAATGAGATCTACCAGTGGTTGATATTTCAATAGTTTGGAATAGTAGCAAATGTCCATATAAATATCAAAACAGCAGCCTACCTCAAAGAAACATACAGATTTCATAGTCTCATTTACAATTACAATGTCAGGAGTGTTTGGAATGTTTTTGAAGTAGTCACTGTCAGATGTGTTATGATGGAACCAGTTGAATTTTACAGTGCTGTGCTTGTAGATCTTGCTATCATGTCCATAGTTTATCTTTTGCAAGTCATTTGCAACCAGATCAACCAGATGGTCATAACCTAATATGCAGTAGGGTTCGTACTTTGATGGGTACCATGTTGCCAGATTGTACCTGGTTGGGAAACCCTTAATCTTGCTTTAATCATGAATATTAGGATGTCATCTGAGATTGAGGGGTTTGTCAGGACAGAATGAGATACAGAGTGGTCGGCAAACTGGAGTAATGCGAGTTTTCCTTGCAGTCTGAGGCCCGTCCAGTGCTGTCCGTTTTGGCTGTGTGAGGTGACGAATTGAGGCTCTTGCATGTTTAATCTGTAGCTGGTGAGATGTATTGTCTTTATTAAGGATCGCCAGGGTGGAAACCAGCGGGTCGTGATTATGTTGTCGTTGAGAGCGACTACTGCTCCGTCGTGTCCCAGCCAGGACAGCTGTAGTCCTGTGCGGTGGCAGAGGTAATTTAAATCCAGCCAGTCGGAGTGCACTCCGAATCCGGCTGCTCTGCTGTCTAGCTTTCCGTTCTGCTTTAGTTTGAATCCAAGAAACTGGGGCTCGTTTGTGGAAGCAGCAGGTATTTTGCGACGCTGTAGATGTAGAAACAGTGATTCGCGTGATAGCTCTCTAACAGTTGTATCGTCATTGTCAAGCATGTTGAGAAGGTGCACTATTCTGGAAGCGGTGTAAAGCCATTCGATGTTTGGGACGCCTAAACCCCTGCATGGTTGGAAAATAATGTCCCAAGTTGTGCGACTATTGAGACAGTCACGGAAATCCAAAAAGACAGTGAAGAACTTGGTAGATGAATGTTTGAAGTCATCTATTCCCGTTTTAAGACAGAAGACGTGTTCATTCATCCCCTGCCTATTGATATATGCTTTTTTCTTTGGTGTGAGTATTCCTGTCTCTACTAACCAGGGAAGTATTCGTGACAGCATACATTTCATGAATACCTTATAGACTGGTAGTAGGGAAATGTCTCTCCAGGTAGACGGATCGTCAGGAATAttgttatacacacacacacacacacacacacacccacacactggACTAACCTTGTGGTGTGCACTCCATGAGTATGTCATTGGGCTCGTAGTCCTCTGGACAGACATGGTGGCACCTCCCGCTGAGCTGGTACAGGCCTGGCCTGCACCACGTGCATGTCTCACTGTTCACACACGCCTCACACTCTGCAGGGCACCCTGCAAAGACAAAAGCACAGTTATGTATCCATGAATATAGTAGTAGCCAAAGTTTACACATAAACATATTGTATGTGTGCTTCATTCCAAAGTCAGAATTAGTAGTTTAGTAATTGTCTTCATGAATAATGTGGGATAATTACAAGGTAAATAGAGTTAAATAAAGGGcaaaatctgtgtttttttctgtccctGATAATTGTGAACTCTAAATACTCACTGGGaacacactccctctgtgtgtcacTGCGGACCAGCCCCTCAGGGCAGTTCTCCTGGCACTTGCCCAGGTGAAGGTAGAATCCTGCTCGGCAGTGTGTACAGAAGTTCTTGTTGAAGCAGGAGTCGCACTCCGACCTGCActctgacagagagacacagacccACCGCCAGCGTTTATTTAAACTGCACAAGTTATCgcgtgtgtcctgtgtgttaaATATACagagtgtcagtgtgtgtgttcgtgtgtgcaTATCTTACTGGAAATACAGTCAGGAATATAGGCCACGGCAGTCAGATTCATGTGTTACACGGTGGATATATGATTTTAAGTAAAGCAACACTTTAACTTTAACTAATTTAATGTCAGCAAAAGGAAACATACTTAACAGGGATCAAGTTACTTAAGTACATACCATATGGATATATAATGCTATATTTCACAAGCAGGTCTTGAAACTTCTTGTAAAGAAGGTAAAACACTGTTATGAGGCCACATTTAGCTCAAGACAAGGTTGAGAtacttttctgtttttgttatgAGAGAGGATTATACCTCTCAGGGGGCAATtaattgtaattaattaattaagtcTGTAGGTGTggtaattatgttttttatattatttaaatcGGGAGCATGCAATGCCAGGGATATTTACGTTAAAATTCTGCTACACAAATACAGTTAGTTGCTCATTGTGGCTTACTTGTGCAGGTGTTTCTTTCTGGGGAGCGTGTGTCGTAAAAGCCTGGAGGACAGGAAGTCATGCACACCCCGATCTGCTTCATCCCAATCCTCTCCAAATGCATGAAGAAGCGCGGCTTGCAGGACAGGCATCCATTGTAGTCAGAGCAGGTCAGACAGCCACCCTGCTGGCACCCTGAGCTCACACCAGAGATCTCTGTTGACAGACGCAGGGGGGTGTTTAAGTGTGATTTTTACATGGTACAAGATTtttaggtaacactttacaataaggtacacaaaaaaataggtagttaatgactagttactgtttttgaaagagtaacgaatgattagttactgtttttcagaagggtagttactgttttttgaaaaagtaacaaatgattagttactgtttttcagaagggtagttactgttttttgaaagagtaacaaatgattagttactgtttttcagaagggtagttactgtttttcagaagggtagttactgtttttttgaaagagtaacaaatgattagttactgtttttcagaagggtagttactgttttttgaaagagtaacaaaaaaacagtaactatccttctgaaaaacagtaactacccttctgaaaaacagtaactaatcattcgttactttttcaaaaaacagtaactaatcattcgttactctttcaaaaacagtaactaatcattaactacctattTCTTTGTGttccttattgtaaagtgttacagATTTTTACTTTTCAGGCATTTTAATATATGAAAGTGGAATCTATCTTAATGGATAGCATGCTGGATTTACACAATTTTAAGCCCCAGTGCACCTATTTAATGCCAGGCACTTTGTAAGTAGTAACACCAGCCTCCCTCTTATTCAAAGCTCATAGCAGAGAATCACTTTCTATTGGTGCCAAGGATGGACGTACACTAGTAACCTCTGGTAGCCTCTCCATAAAATTGTAATCAATTTAGCACTAAAACATTTAGGGAAggaaatatatactgtatattttttgtatattttcttCAGCTAAGGACCCAATGTTAGATCCATTTTAAGTCCTAGAAAATAAGACACCAAGTAGTAAAATCCATAACCTTATTGAGTTTTACTAAATCCAACTTCCCATTTATACCAGCCTCTTTAACACACATCCCTGTACTACCCAGGCTCTGAAACGTTCATCTTGCTACCTAAAACAGCCAAGGAACAAAGGAAAGCATCCTGTGTACTATACCTGCAACAAAAAGTTCCTTCTACGGATGTCTACCATGTGGTATGAATGTTATTTGTACAGAGTATGatgggaaattacattttttgttaatgttttaattgttttttgttatgGTGTCATGCACAAATCAGGATCAGGCTGATAAATATAAATctacatttaattaattaattatttaattttgagtt
It includes:
- the rspo3 gene encoding R-spondin-3 isoform X2 gives rise to the protein MQLQLISFVLIILHCMDYTGCQQHSSSRHRQNKQISGVSSGCQQGGCLTCSDYNGCLSCKPRFFMHLERIGMKQIGVCMTSCPPGFYDTRSPERNTCTKCRSECDSCFNKNFCTHCRAGFYLHLGKCQENCPEGLVRSDTQRECVPRCPAECEACVNSETCTWCRPGLYQLSGRCHHVCPEDYEPNDILMECTPQVHCEVGEWSEWSPCSRPGKTCGFKRGQETRTRQLLQSPSPFGNPCPGMSETKQCLVKNRKCPGRRKNEQRGRKNRNNRKDKENQEGRRERKRERERERDTGEREDSDNRNKTEHRHRRGHDTDPVSPEDGLVQ
- the rspo3 gene encoding R-spondin-3 isoform X1; this translates as MQLQLISFVLIILHCMDYTGCQQHSSSRHRQNKQISGVSSGCQQGGCLTCSDYNGCLSCKPRFFMHLERIGMKQIGVCMTSCPPGFYDTRSPERNTCTKCRSECDSCFNKNFCTHCRAGFYLHLGKCQENCPEGLVRSDTQRECVPRCPAECEACVNSETCTWCRPGLYQLSGRCHHVCPEDYEPNDILMECTPQVHCEVGEWSEWSPCSRPGKTCGFKRGQETRTRQLLQSPSPFGNPCPGMSETKQCLVKNRKCPGGRRKNEQRGRKNRNNRKDKENQEGRRERKRERERERDTGEREDSDNRNKTEHRHRRGHDTDPVSPEDGLVQ